A single window of Mycoplasma bradburyae DNA harbors:
- a CDS encoding IS3 family transposase — translation MEKTKILKYVWKNNCLDNAVMENFFTILKQEFYYGRTYNSYLELKQTIDKYIKHYNKDRIKHKLRFNSTVQDKNNLITKQK, via the coding sequence ATTGAAAAAACTAAGATTTTAAAGTATGTCTGGAAAAATAATTGTTTAGATAATGCTGTTATGGAGAATTTTTTCACTATTCTCAAGCAAGAATTTTATTATGGCAGAACCTATAACAGTTATTTAGAACTAAAACAAACTATAGATAAATATATTAAACACTACAATAAGGATAGAATAAAACACAAACTCAGATTTAATAGTACTGTTCAGGATAAAAATAATTTAATTACTAAACAAAAATAG